The nucleotide sequence TGACGTCCGGCATCAACCAGAATTGAAAAATCCGGACCGAGAAGTAGTGTGGCATCGCCTTGATCAACATCAATAAAATGGACCTCAAGATTTTGCCGTGTACTTTCTTCAGTCACGACCTCTGAGTTCTCATGGTCATTGCTTCCTCCATTACACGCAACGAGAATGAAGGTTAACATAACAAATACAACGATTTGGAAACTTCTTTTCATACAATCCCCTTTTCTCTTTCAATAATCAATATGTTAGTATACAGCAATCAACACCCGATGAAAAGTTGGTAGTAAAAACAAAAAAAGAGTGCCTTAAAGGTCTGAAATGACCTTTTAAGACACCCTTGTTATAGATGATTACCTAGATGAATTAGTCATGGAAGTTCGTTCCATCTGTTACGGCCTTAATAACGCCAGCACGGATGACGAAGTCCCCAAAGTGTTCCCCTTCTTCTCGTTCTTTTGCATAACGAGCTAAAAGGACACGAAGTTCTTTTAAAATTTCTTCTTCGCCGATGTTTTCACGGTACATCTTACTTAAACGGCTACCATCAAAGGCTGCACCAAGATACATATTGTACTTTCCTGGCGCCTTACCGATAAAGCCAATTTCACCGAGGGCATGACGGGCACAGCCATTTGGACAGCCTGTCATACGAATCGTAATTTCTTTATCACGAAGACCATTTTCATCAACAATCGCTTCAATTTTATCGATTAATGTTGGCAAATAACGCTCTGCTTCAGCCATCGCTAACCCACACGTTGGCAATGACACACATGCCATTGAACTACGACGTAATGCAGAGTACTTCTTGCCATCCGTTAATCCGTATTGTTCGATGAGTTCATTTACTTTTTTCTTCTTCTGACTCGTCACATTTGCAATGACAAGGTTTTGGTTCGCAGTTAAACGAAAATCACCCGTATGAACCTTCGCAATTTCACGAAGACCTGTCATTAGTTGATAATCATCACTGTCGATGATTCGTCCACCTTCAACGAATAGAGTGAAATGCCATCTGCCATTTATGCCTTTGATCCAACCATAACGGTCACCATTATCGTCGAAGTGGTATGGCTTTGCTTCAGCTAATGACCAGCCAAGTCGCTCTTCTAACTCTGCCTTAACATTGTCAAGACCGAGACGATCGACTGTATACTTGAAGCGTGCATTCTTACGTTCAGAACGGTTTCCGTAATCACGTTGAATCGTAATCACTTTTTCCGCTACATCATAGATTTGTTCTGGCGTACAGAAGCCAATTACTTTTGCAAGTTGTGGATACGTCTGTTTGTCACCATGTGACATTCCCATACCGCCACCGATGGCTACATTAAAGCCGATCAGTTTACCGTCTTCAACGATCGCAATGTACCCGAGATCTTGCGAGTAAACATCGATATCATTAGATGGTGGAACCGCAATCCCGATTTTAAACTTACGTGGCAAATAAAGCGGTCCATACATCGGCTCGGCTTCTTCCACATCAGGCGTTCCTGCGACCTTCTCTTCATCTAACCAAATTTCGTGATAAGCTCTTGTACGCGGAAGGAGATCATCACTTAATTTTTTCGACCATTCGTAAACTTCCTCATGAATCTCTGATTGATGTGGATTTGGATTGCACATCACATTTCGGTTCACATCTCCACAAGCAGCAATGGTATCCAACATCGACGCATGAATCTCTTGAATCGTCTTTTTCATGTTCCACTTTAAGATGCCATGCATTTGAAATGCTTGACGAGTCGTCAACTTCAATGTCCCATTTCCATACTTTTGCGCCAGATCATCCATAACGAGCCATTGCTTAGGTGTTGCGACACCACCAGGCGTACGGACACGAAGCATAAATTGATAGGCAGGCTCAAGCTTCTGCTTTTGGCGCTCATTACGTAAATCGCGGTCATCTTGCAAGTAACTACCATGGAATTTCATTAAGCGATTATCATCATCAGAAATTCCTGAGCTAATTTGATCTAACATTGATTCCTTTAATGTCCCGCGTAAATAATCACTTTCTTCTTTTATACGTTCTACATCACTTGGTCGTCCATCAGGTGCTTTTAAAGTTTTATTAACCATGTTAAAAAAACTCCCTTCAATCTAAAATCAATATATATCACGTTGGTAACGCTTTTGTTGTTTCATCTCAGCTAGGTATTCCTCAGCTTGCGCTTGACTCATATTTCCTTCTTTTTCAATAATCTCAAGCAACGTCTGATGAACGTCACGAGCCATATGTGTCTTATCACCGCAAACGTAGACGATCGCTCCTTCTTCGAGCCAAGCGAACAATTCTTTACTATTTTCCTGCATACGATTCTGGACGTATACTTTTTCGTCACCGTCACGAGAAAAGGCAACATCCATTCTTGTCAGTACCCCATCTTTTAACCATTGCTGCCATTCCGTTTGATAAAGGAAGTCTGTGACAAAATGCTGATCTCCGAAGAACATCCAAGACTTACCTTCAATCTCCATTTCTTCACGCTCTTGCATAAACGAACGGAACGGCGCAACCCCTGTACCAGGGCCTACCATAATAATTGGAGTCTCTGGGTTCTCAGGTAAATTAAAGTGTTTATTGGGTTGTATGTAAACCGGTAACGTATCACCTGGCTCCACTCGCTCCGAGCATTGTACGGAGCAAACACCTTTTCGCTCACGACCATGCGCCTCATAGCGTACAGCACCAATCGTAAGATGTACTTCATCTGGGTTGGCTGCGAAACTGCTAGCAATTGAGTAGAGACGTGGAGGAATTTTGCGTAATAATGTGACAAACTGCTCAGCTGTCCCTTTCCATGGGCCGAAGTCACGGATAAAATCTAGTAAATCACGTCCATGTAAATAATCTTTTAATCTTTCTTCATTTCCAGGTGCAACTAATTCTTTTAATTTACCATTATCTGAAATCTCAGCAGCGTTTCTAAGTAATGGTTTCGTAAGAACGGTGATTTCAAAATGTGATGTCAATGCTTCCGAAAGCGGAAGAACATCCCCTTCTTTATTAATGGTCACCTTTTCAGAAGGATCCCATTTCATTTCTTTGATGATTAAATCAACAAGCTCTGGGTCATTTTCTGGGAAAATTCCGAGCGTGTCACCTGGTTCAAAGCTCAAGCCAGACCCTTCAAGTGATAGCTCGAGATGACGAGTTTCCTTATCTGAACCACGACCATTAAGGTTGATATTTTCAAGCACTTCTGCTTGGAACGGGTTCTTTCTTGAGTAAACGACTTCTGGCTCTTGCGGTGTCGTCGGAGCGGTAGTTGATTTTTCTGCAGTGGGTTGACTTTGTGCTCCTTCTAATTCTGAACGAACACCTTCGATCCATTTTGCTGCTGGTTCATCAAACTCAACATCGCAATCGACACGTTTAAATAATCTCTTTCCACCAAGCTCTTCCAGTCGCTTATCAAAGTCGATCCCTGTTTGACAGAAAAACTCATAAGAGCTATCACCTAGAGATAATACAGAAAAGCGGAGACCATCAAGCTTTGGTGCGCGTCTGCCATGTAAAAATTCATGAAAACTCAATGCGTTATCTGGCGGGTCGCCTTCTCCATGTGTACTCACAACAATAAGTAGGTTTTCTAGCTTTTTTAAATTCTTAGGCTTAAAATCACTCATCGATGAAACAGTAACGTTAAACCCTCGACCTTCTAACGTCTTACCTGCCTGTTCAGCCAAGCCTTCTGCATTTCCCGTCTGTGATCCATAAAGGATCGTGACATCTTTAGAAACGGGTTGTGCAGGAGGTTGTGCAGGTGCTGATTCGCCTGAAGGTACCTCTGTTGTTTCTACGTTTGCGTTCGACTGTGATGCGGCTAAATACCCGCTCAGCCATACTTTTTGTGCTTCTGTTAACGTTGGCACAAGGCGGTTGAGGAGCTCCGCCTGTTCCTGATTAAACGGACTATTAATTACCTGAAATTGCAACAATCTCCACCTCACAAAGGATTAAACTTTTCTATTACTATTTAAAAATTGCATTCACTACCAGAGTGAAAAAATAATTTATTTTATCATATACCTATAATTCCTATTAGTCAAATTGGTTTTATGAATCTAGATTACTTTATCCCTTGATAGATCAAGCTTTTTAAAGTTTTGAAAATTTTTGTCGAAGTTCGTTTGCTTATCTAGTTATACTATTGATCTATCGTTCGCAGACGAATAAAACAATCGTTCTGCTCAAGCGTGACAACGACTCTATTTTATCATATTTTCCTAATAGGATGGCAATTATTCAAGTAAGAAATCGATAAATTCTGAGTTTTTTCAACGGTTTTTACCCTTCTGAGATAGAACCTCCTCCCCTTAAACGATCGATCTATTCTTTTCTTTCTGTAACTGTAAAGCGTTCCGCCAATGACAATAGTGATTTAGCTAAACGAGCAAGCCTTATACCTTGTTGGTGTAAACGGTCCATTTCCTCCATTTGATTATCACTGATGGCCAGCATTTCTTCAGTACTAGCTAGCGTTTCTTGTGATACAGAGGAAACTCCATGTGACGCTTGCTCTAATTCCGGTAGCATGCTTTCTAATTCGGTAAGTTCTTGTTGCATCTCTTGGATGTGTTGGCTTACCCCATCTATTTCTGACATTAATTCAGAAAAGGATATTTTTGAGTCATTTGCTCGTTGTTGATTTGCTTTTATCATAGTGAGCATGCTATCAAATTCTTCTGATGCTTCTTTCGTTGCCTCTTCCATCAATGAAATTGATTGTGTAACTTCTTCTGTCGCTTTCGTTGATTGTTCAGCAAGCTTTTGAACTTCACTTGCTACTACCGCAAATCCTCTCCCCGATTCACCAGCTCTTGCTGCTTCAATCGTTGCATTTAAAGCAAGTAACTTCGTTTGTCCAGCAATATCCTCAATGAGACCAATAACCTTAGAAATTGTAAATGAATATTTTTTTACCTTTTGGATCGTTTGATTCATATCATCAAACTCGTTAGCAAACTCCTCGTTCACTCTAATAAGCTGATGTATATGTTTTTCACCTCGTGTTGCCGATGCATTCATATCTTTAGAACTAACGTAGACACTGCCCATCGTCACCGTAATCTTTTCTACTTTTTCATTCATATCTTTAAAATGCTTATCACTCAATTCTGAACTACTTGCTGTTTGCTCGGCCCCTTCCTTTACAACATTTACAGCCTCAATCACTTGTTGGCTCGAGTCAAGCACATGTTCAGACGTTCCTTGTAGGCCAATACCAGTTCGTTCCAACTCTGCGGTTGTCTCTTTCAGATCTTGGATAACGACACGCATGTGATACATCATTGCCTCATAACTTTTATGCAGTGATACAATTTCTGGTAACGTTGTCTTTATTCGTATAGAATGATTAAGATTACCCTCCCTTACCCGTTTCATCGTTTGACGAAGTACAGTTAAAGGGCTTGTTAATGTTCTTACAAAAAGGATCAGAATACATGTTACTAGTATAATACTCGTTCCCATCGTTATCAGCATAAATTCGGCCATTTCATTGACAGTTTTCATATAGGACTGTGTTGAAACAACAACTGCATAAATTCCGTCAATTTCCTGCATTTCCTTAAACGTTATTGTAAATTCCTCACCATCGTTAAACGTCTCGTGAATAAGACCGTTCATTTCTCGCTTTACCGTCGTTAGGACCGATTCTGGCAATGGAGGAAGTTGATGAGCACTTAACTCAAAAGGAACAACTTCATCATTGGTTATGTAGAAAAACTCAGCATCAATACCCTCCTCATTAAGTTTTTGCTGTTGAGTTCGAATATTACGTTCAAGTTGTTGCATGAAGTAGTCCTCATCACTCACATACAAAAATTTCAAATTTTCCGCTATGTGCCCCATTAACTCCACTTCACGAATTAACCGATTTTCAATATTGTTCATCGTCATTTCCTTTGCCTTAATATAAGAACTTATTCCTACAGCACTGATAGATAAAACTAGTAAAGATACAAAGAGAAGTAAAAGACGACTTTTCAAACTCATTCGTTGCAAAACTCGACGGACGAAATGGACATGACCACTCTTCTGTTGTTTACTCACTAACGTATTCAATGCATACCTCCATTAATCTATATCTTTTGACTTGTTTCAACACATGATAACAAGCAACTATTAAGAGGATATAAATATTTAGTAAAATATTGGTCAATTTGCAACATACCCCCAAATAGACTCCTTCTCCGTCGTACAACTATCCTTATGTAGGCATGGGTGGTAAGTCTTCCGTTAACTGGTCCCTTGTTCGGTAGTGCACTACTAACAGCAATTTACAAAAAAAAGTATCCCCTCCTACAAACACGTAGAGGGGATACCTTCCATATACAGTATGGTGTTAGCCATACTCTTTTATTTAACGTTCTTGCTTAATTGATACATGGACATTAATGGCACCGATAGTACTTTCAAGCGGTAATGATACAAATGTTTCAGCCGATCGAAATTTGGAGCTTCCTTCATTAATCACAGGAGGTGTGACATCTATAGTACATGCTTCTTTTGAAAGCTCTGTTGCTGTCGTCCCAGCAATCCAGTTGCCAAACTCCTGAATCGCACTCCACCCCATATCATCAATCGCCTCAATTGTCATTCCACCCATCATCGTACCGATAATCGATTTCGCCGTATCAGCCTCCATTGAACAAATGATTTGACCTTCTAACTGACCATTAACACCAAGAATAACAGAAATCGCTTTCGCGGGAACGCTCGTATCTTTTATAACCACTGGCTCATTCATCGATACTTCCACACCTAGATGGCTTGTTAAGATCGATTTTGTCGCACGAGTAATCGCATTAATATGATTATCTTGCATTCAATATGTCCTCCATAGAATTGTTTAACATAGGACGCTAACCTATCCTAATACCTTTTGAATTGCTTCTAGAACACGATCCGCTTGGAACGGTTTAACGATAAAGTCTTTTGCGCCGGATTGAATCGCATCAATAACCATAGACTGCTGACCCATCGCTGAACACATAATGATCTTTGCATCAGGGTTAATCTTACGAATCTCCTTTAATGCTTCAATGCCATCTTTTTCCGGCATTGTAATATCCATCGTTACTAGATCTGGTTTAAGCTCTTCATACTTTTGGACAGCCTCGTCGCCATTGGCTGCTTCGCCTGCCACTTCATAGTTATTTTTCGTAAGGATATCCTTAATCATCATTCTCATAAAAGCTGCATCATCAACAATTAATACTGAAGCCATGTTAACACCTCTTTAATTCTTTCTAGTAATAAAACTTAACGTTCTCAATCTATGATTTACTCATATAAAATCTTTTCTAAGTTTAATAATGTAAATAAACGATTATCTAGTTTCACAACGCCACGTAAATAATTTTCCTCAACGCCACCAACAACTTCTGGCGTCGGCTCAATTTTCTCATTTGGTATATCAATGACATCATTAGCGCCATCAACAATAAAGCCAATTTCAATATCTTCCTTCGAAATCACCAAAATACGAGTTGCATCATCAAATGGTTTCTCTTCAATTCCAAATCTTTTTCTTAGATTTATGATCGGCGTAATCACTCCTCGTAGGTTCATTACACCGGTGATATAAGGGAAAGTTCTCGGAATTCTCGTAACTGGCTGCATTCGTTCAATCGACTGAATGTAATCCACTTCAATCGCATATTCTTCATCTTTCAATTGAAAGACGATCACTTTTAATTCATTTTTCGTCGCGCTATCATTCGCCATCGACATGATGCCTCCCAACCTAATAAATTACTTAATAAGAGCATTGGTATCTACAATTAGGGCCACTTGACCATTTCCTAATATCGTCGCGCCAGATATTGCAAATACATTTGTTAGGTAATTACCTAATGATTTTAGGACGATATCATGTTGCCCAATGAGAGACTCAACGACAAGTCCGGCCACTTTTTCCCCTTTATTGACGATCACTAAGGAATAGAATTCTTCATCTTCCTCGTCTGTTGGAATCTCAAAAATATCTTTGAGGAACACAAGAGGAACGACTTTCCCTCTAAAGTCAATCACTTTTTGATTATGAGCGCTATATACATCCTTCTTATTCACAATGGCAGTCTCAACAATCGAAGACAAAGGAATCGCATACTTTTCTTTTTGAATTTCAACAAGCATCACATCAATAATCGATAATGTTAACGGAAGTTGAATTGAAAAAACAGAACCCTTCCCTAGTACAGAATCAACGGTAACGACACCACCTAATGATTCGAACGTAGAACGAACAACATCGAGACCAACGCCACGGCCAGATACGTCAGTTACTTTGTCAGCGGTACTAAAACCAGAGGCAAATAACAGCCCATAAATTTGTTGATCTGACATTTTACTTGCGTCATCTTCAGTAACGACACCATTATCTAACGCTTTCTTTAAGACCTTATTACGGTCAATCCCTGCACCATCATCTTCAATTTCAATAAAAACATTATTGCCACTGTGGTATGCCTTTAAGACGACTTTACCTTCTTCAGGCTTTCCAGCTTGACGGCGCTCATCAGGCGTCTCAATTCCATGATCAATCGAATTTCGAATCAAGTGAACGAGCGGATCACCGATTTCATCGATAATGGTTCGATCAAGCTCCGTCTCTGCACCGATAATTTCAAGATTCACTTTCTTCTTTAAGTCCTTTGAAAGGCTGCGTACCATTCGTGGGAAACGATTAAAAACCTGCTCAACAGGCATCATCCGCATATTTAAGATGATTTCCTGAAGATCACCCGAAATTCGACTCATCCGCTCAACCGTTTCATTAAGTTCGTTGTTTTTCAATTCACTAGCAATTTGTTCAAGTCGTCCGCGATCGATCACGAGTTCCTCAAACAAGTTCATTAAGACATCAAGTCTTTCGATATTGACTCGAATCGTTTTGTTCATATCCGTTGGGGTACGTTTCTCTTGATTTTGTTTCGGTTGTTTCGTTGCTTGTGCTGGCTTTGCTTCTTCTTTGGAGGCCTCTTTTTCCTTTGGCTTCGTTTGTGGTTCAGTAAGCTCTTCTACCTCAAGGGCCTCTTTTTCAGAAGATTGTTTTTTTAATTGAGCAACATCAAGTTTATGTACATTAACATCAGTAATTTCAGAGACTTTTCCAATTCTAGCGGCTATTTCATCAGCATCTGTCTTTGATAAGAATGTGACGACAAACTCCTCATCGAATTTTTCTTCCTCTAATTCTTCTACGGACGGAGTTGATTTAATAATTTCACCAATTTGCTCTAATACTTCAAAGACCATAAAGACTCGGGCAGCTTTAAGCATCGTCCTTTCATCAAGCGTGACTTTCACTTGATAAGCGGAATACCCTTGATCACTCGACTGCATAAGCACTGTCAGCTCAAACTGGTCATACGTCTCTGAAAAAGCGTCAGCAGGAGCAGATGGCTTGTCCTCACTAGCCGCTTCATTATCCTCCATAAGTGGTGATTCACCTTTTTCAATTTTTGCAAGTAAACTAATAACAGTCGAAACATCCCTTTTCCCATCACCACCGTTAGAGATATCAACGACCATTGCCTCTAAGTCATCAACAGCATTAAAAATAACATCGACAATGTCCGATGTAGCTTCTAGCTTTTGGTTACGAATTAAGTCCAATACATTTTCCATGTTATGTGTTAGGTTCGCTAAATCTTCGTAGCCCATCGTTGCTGCCATTCCTTTTAATGTATGGGCAGAACGAAAGATTTCACCAACAATGGAAAGGTCATCTGGTTGACTTTCTAATTTTAATAAGTTGTCATTTATCGCTTGTAAATGCTCCTGACTTTCATCAATGAAAACATCTAAATATTCGGAAGTACTCACGACCTTATTCACCTCAATATTTTACAAATCAAACGCTAAATCCCTAATGTTTACTATCTATTATAATAGCACATCTCACTAAAAATAAGTATTTTTTCATAGCGATTCGCAAAATTAACACAATACAGACTTTCTTACTACTAATATGTAAGGTCATTCGGTTCCTGTAATAGAGACAATAATTACGCATCATGCTAACTTTTTAGAACCTACAAGGAACCGTTGCAATCTAAAGTAGAAACCTCATAATTAGTTACATAGACCCACAACCAATCAACCTACTCCCATTGCGTAAACCACTGTTCATACTCACTTGCATCTACATAACCGATGCGACCGACTTCTTGTCCATTTTCATAACGTACGACAGTCGGTGTTTCTGTAATATCAAAGGTTGCCCACCCGCCTTCAAATTCTAGTAAATTAAAGAGCTTCATATCAAGTCCCATCTCCTCAGCCATTGGGACAATAATTGGAGATGTCTGCTCACATGCAGGGCATGTTGGACTGTAATAATAAATCGTCATCGATTCTTGTGCGTTTAAGCGCTCAATTAACTCATCGGGTAAGATAATATTTTCATAGATTGGATCATCAAGCTGATTTATCGTCGCTGAATGCAACGTTTCTTTCTCAAACGGATTTCCCTCCACTCGTTGTTCATTTTTTGTATTTGTCACAAATGCTAAAGCAGCAAAAAGGACAATGATAACACCTAAAAAAATCACTATTTTTTTCATGATTTACGAATCTCCTTTTTTACGTTTATTAAAAGTACGACATGAATAATAAAAATAACAATAAAAGCAACCAACGACAAAAATGGGATCGTGATAAAACCAAACCAATTGATATATTCAAAGGTACAAGGAATTAATCCACAAGAATCATCTGTGCCGATCGTTGAGACTTTTTGTTGAAGATAATGATAGAAAGCAATGCATGCACCTATAAATGATAAGACAGAAACGTAAATCGATTGCATCATATCCTTTCTTATCACCGCAATCGCTAAAATGATCGCAAGCGGGTACATAAAAATTCGCTGAACCCAACAAAGTTCACATGGCGTAAAGCGCATGACCTCTGAAAAATAAAGACTACCAGCTGTGGCTACAACGGCAATTGCCCACGAGATAAAAAGTAACCCTTCCATTTTTTTATTTGCATTCATCACTGATCGGCCTCCATCTTTATCTATTTTATTGCTTCGTTTCCTTTGGAAGGAAGACCACCCTAGGTCAGGCGCTAGCGATCGTGTCGTCGTTTTACAAATGAATCATATTCGCTTTCCGCAAGCGGTTTACTATAATAATAGCCCTGCACTACATCACAGCTATGTTTCATCAAAAAGTCCAATTGTTCCTTTGTTTCCACACCTTCTGCGACGACTTGCAATTTGAGAGTATGGCCTAAGTTAATAATCATCGGAATAATTGCTTCATTATTAGTGCTCATACCAATGCCATCAATAAATGATTTATCAATTTTCAACTCATCAATTGGGAATATACTTAAATATTGCAAAGAGCTATAGCCGGTACCAAAGTCATCAAGACTAATCGTAATACCTAACTGTTTTAACTCATTTAAAATTCTAAGTGTCCGATTAAGATCAATCGTTACACTCTCGGTAATTTCTAAATCTAGTAAGTGCGGTGGAATTCCAGTTTCGTCGATAATCTCAGCAACGCGTTCAACAATATTTTTTTGCATAAATTGACGCAATGAGAGATTCACTGAGATTGGTATTTCCGGATATCCTTCATCAATCCATCGTTTTTTTTGCTTACAGGCCTGACGTAATATCCATTCACCGATAGGGACAATTAACCCCGTCTCCTCTGCAATCGGAATGAATTTAGCTGGTGGTACGAGACCGTTATTAGGGTGATGCCACCTGACTAGCACCTCTACACCAGTCAGCGCTTTCGTGCGTGTGTCAAATTGCGGTTGATAATAAAGCTCAAATTCCTCGCGTTCAAGCGCCTTCCTCAAGTCGTTCTCTACTTGAAACCATTCATTGAAACCACGATTCATTTCTGCTGAATACAATTGTATACGTTCAGCACCGTTTGCCTTCGCTCGGTACATCGCTGCATCCGCGCATTTAATTAATGTTTCTGCATTGGTTCCGTTTTGAGGTAAGGCAGCAATTCCAATGCTCGATGTTAATGTGAACTCATACCCCTCAATATCAAGTGGCAGACTAATGACATCGCGAATTGATTCAGCCACAGCAAATGCCTCGTCGAGGTGGTCCATTTGGGGGATTAACAAGATAAATTCGTCTCCCCCCATGCGTCCAAGGAACTCACTGTTACAGAGACATTCATTGATACGTTTCGTAATTTCCGTTAAGGCAAGGTCACCAAGCACATGCCCTAGCGTGTCATTAATCACTTTAAAACGGTCAATATCAACGAACAGAACGGCTAATTGTTCTTCGGTTTGAATTGCTGCTTCGATTGACTGTTCGAGACGCTCAATAAATAAGCGCCGGTTCGGTAACTCCGTTAAAACATCATCGCCAGTGCGGTTGATCATTTGCCCCTCTTTCGATGTTTCTAGAGACATATATTTCACGACCGTATAGACTGCAGTGACATCCGTGCCTTTAGTAATCGGCACAAACGTTATTTCAACAGTAACCTGATGTGCGGCGACAACGAGCTGTGCAGAGACTTGTTGCGACTTACCTCCTGACAGCTTCGAAAAAGCCGCCTGGACTTGTTCTTTGTCCTTATCCGCCACCCACTGGTCAAATGGAGCTCCGGTCAAGGTCGCTTGAGTTTTCATTAAACGTTTCCATTGATGATTAACAGCGATAACACGCCTCTTCGGATTAAGTAAAAGCACAGCATCTATATGGGCTTCACTTATCTTTCTAAACCACTGAAACTGATGTTCTTCATCTCTTTGTTCCCTCATGACTCCCACAACTTTCTTCAGTAATTTTGCTACTAATATTCTTATATTTTAACATAAACTTTCTTGAGAATATCACTTGACCGTTCTTGTTT is from Desertibacillus haloalkaliphilus and encodes:
- a CDS encoding putative bifunctional diguanylate cyclase/phosphodiesterase produces the protein MREQRDEEHQFQWFRKISEAHIDAVLLLNPKRRVIAVNHQWKRLMKTQATLTGAPFDQWVADKDKEQVQAAFSKLSGGKSQQVSAQLVVAAHQVTVEITFVPITKGTDVTAVYTVVKYMSLETSKEGQMINRTGDDVLTELPNRRLFIERLEQSIEAAIQTEEQLAVLFVDIDRFKVINDTLGHVLGDLALTEITKRINECLCNSEFLGRMGGDEFILLIPQMDHLDEAFAVAESIRDVISLPLDIEGYEFTLTSSIGIAALPQNGTNAETLIKCADAAMYRAKANGAERIQLYSAEMNRGFNEWFQVENDLRKALEREEFELYYQPQFDTRTKALTGVEVLVRWHHPNNGLVPPAKFIPIAEETGLIVPIGEWILRQACKQKKRWIDEGYPEIPISVNLSLRQFMQKNIVERVAEIIDETGIPPHLLDLEITESVTIDLNRTLRILNELKQLGITISLDDFGTGYSSLQYLSIFPIDELKIDKSFIDGIGMSTNNEAIIPMIINLGHTLKLQVVAEGVETKEQLDFLMKHSCDVVQGYYYSKPLAESEYDSFVKRRHDR
- a CDS encoding chemotaxis protein CheA, producing the protein MSTSEYLDVFIDESQEHLQAINDNLLKLESQPDDLSIVGEIFRSAHTLKGMAATMGYEDLANLTHNMENVLDLIRNQKLEATSDIVDVIFNAVDDLEAMVVDISNGGDGKRDVSTVISLLAKIEKGESPLMEDNEAASEDKPSAPADAFSETYDQFELTVLMQSSDQGYSAYQVKVTLDERTMLKAARVFMVFEVLEQIGEIIKSTPSVEELEEEKFDEEFVVTFLSKTDADEIAARIGKVSEITDVNVHKLDVAQLKKQSSEKEALEVEELTEPQTKPKEKEASKEEAKPAQATKQPKQNQEKRTPTDMNKTIRVNIERLDVLMNLFEELVIDRGRLEQIASELKNNELNETVERMSRISGDLQEIILNMRMMPVEQVFNRFPRMVRSLSKDLKKKVNLEIIGAETELDRTIIDEIGDPLVHLIRNSIDHGIETPDERRQAGKPEEGKVVLKAYHSGNNVFIEIEDDGAGIDRNKVLKKALDNGVVTEDDASKMSDQQIYGLLFASGFSTADKVTDVSGRGVGLDVVRSTFESLGGVVTVDSVLGKGSVFSIQLPLTLSIIDVMLVEIQKEKYAIPLSSIVETAIVNKKDVYSAHNQKVIDFRGKVVPLVFLKDIFEIPTDEEDEEFYSLVIVNKGEKVAGLVVESLIGQHDIVLKSLGNYLTNVFAISGATILGNGQVALIVDTNALIK
- a CDS encoding disulfide oxidoreductase; the encoded protein is MNANKKMEGLLFISWAIAVVATAGSLYFSEVMRFTPCELCWVQRIFMYPLAIILAIAVIRKDMMQSIYVSVLSFIGACIAFYHYLQQKVSTIGTDDSCGLIPCTFEYINWFGFITIPFLSLVAFIVIFIIHVVLLINVKKEIRKS
- a CDS encoding thioredoxin family protein — translated: MKKIVIFLGVIIVLFAALAFVTNTKNEQRVEGNPFEKETLHSATINQLDDPIYENIILPDELIERLNAQESMTIYYYSPTCPACEQTSPIIVPMAEEMGLDMKLFNLLEFEGGWATFDITETPTVVRYENGQEVGRIGYVDASEYEQWFTQWE